The sequence CATTAACTTCATCTGCATACCTTTGGAAAGTTCTTTTACCTTTTTGGTTGGTGCAATGTGAAATTTCCGTAACATATCCGCAAATTTCTGGCTGTCCCAATTTGGATAAAATACCGAAATGGATTTTTCAACCTGCGACACTTTCCAATCATCACTGAAATAATTTGTATCGAAAACAACGCCCAGCTCTGATTTTACTTTTTGTTCTTCTGCGATATTATCCAGCCCCATCACTTTGACTGTGCCGCCGGTGCGCTTGAGCATATTCAAAATCAGTTTGATTGTCGTTGTTTTGCCAGAACCATTCGGGCCGATCAAGCCCATAATATATCCCTTTGGCAAAGTAAAGCTGATATTGTGAAGCTGAAAAGAATCAAAAGATTTTGAAAGATTCGTTACCTCTAAATAATTAGTCATCTGTTTTTACCTCCGTTAAAATGTCCAAAAGGCGATGTAATTCCTCTGTGGATAGATTTGCCATTCTTGCAGCTTTTATTGCTTCGGTAAGATTGTTTTCTACTTTGCAAATAAGCTGCTCCTTAATCAGTTCTGAACCAGACCCCATTACGAAACATCCACGCCCCTGCACATTTTTAACAAAGCCCTCTTGCTCTAATTCTGTGTATGCCTTTGTCACTGTTAAGACGCTGATCTTTAAGTCTTTGGCAAGTGTTCTAAGGGAGGGCAAAGTTTCTTCGGCTTGAAGTTCGCCCGATAAAATAGCCGCCTTGATCTGCTGTTTAATCTGCTCGTATATGGGGACGCCAGATACATTTGAAATAATCAGTTTCATTGCTGCATCCTCCGTGTGTTTTAACTGTTATGCTGTTGTGTATAACAGTATAACACAAGTGAGGATAAGATGTCAATACATGGGGCTAAACTACTGGCAAGCAATGCAATCTTACGTAAGATTGCGTATTTAGCAGAAATCCCGTTCCCGGAATTCCTGCTAAATGCTTGTTGGTGACATATCCCCAAACCCCTGAAATCATTGCCGGTGGCAATGGCTGCGCATTCCGTTGGAACGCTGAAAGCGAAAAGCAGACAAACCTTATTGACGGGATTTTTCTGTGCTGCGCTGCGGTTGTGGCGGGGAAGAAATCTCCAATAGATATTCCACATTGGCCCGAACATTATGAAGTTCTTTCATATCATTTTTGGCCTGCTTATAGGCAGAATAGGCTTTCCGTTTTTGTTCCAGAAGGTCGGTGTATTCCTCCCGGAGAGATTTGACAGAGGGGAGCTTTTTGATTCCCAACTCGTCAAAATGATTCTTTGCCGCCTGGTGCAACAAAATTTCAGCCTCATGTGCTGTTCGGAATTTTTTGCTGTACCCGGCTTTGCGATATTCTACATAGACAGCCCTCGTTTTCGCATAGTTTACGATCTGCTTTTGCAGCTCGGCATTGGCATTCATTCTTGACTCCAAATCTTTAATCTGAACGGATAAGGTATTGAAATTAGTGGTAGCGGCGTTGGCTTTTTCCAGAAGATCCTCATAACCCATATCGCCATGTTCTTTTAAGTAGAGCACTGCCTGAGAAAGCTGTTTTAAGTTGAACACTTTTGCCCAACGCTCATAACCGGGACCTTTGCCGGAACGGATCGCAGCTTCAATATCAACCAGCAATCCAACTTTGGAAACCGGTTTTTTTGAAGAAGCATGGCGGAATTTTACTGTCCGTGTACCAGCAATCCGTTCTTTGATGGCCTGTTCTGTATAATCGCCTTTGAGCGTATCACATCGGGTATAATTTTCCTGTCCCGGAATTCGGAAGCGAAAATGTTTTCTTTCACGGTTAACTTCAATCCCGGCAGCTTCCAGCTTCTTTAGAAGTTCCTCAAAATCTTTTGGCTTTTCCTCTAATGCAGCATCAATAGCAATGCGTATCTGTTCCTGAAAGGATGGCTGCTTTTTATTTCCCAGCCATGTGCCATAATGCTCCCGGCTGGGTTTCGGATTTTCTACAATCGAAAGTCCATGCTCTAAACACAGCTTGTCATTCATTCGCCGGATTGCCCAGGTAGAGCCCCAGAAGTTGCGAAATTTTTTCTGACAGTCCAGTGTAGTAGAGTTGATAATGATGTGATTATGGACATGGTGCTTATCTACATGGGTGCAGACGACAAAGGCATGGTTTCCTTTTGTGAGCTTCAGCGCCAGCTCCCTGCCGATCTGATTGGCTTCTTCCGGCGTAACTTCGCCGGGCTTAAATGCCTGACGGAGATGGTAGGCGATCACATCGTCCGCACCCTGGTTTCTGCCGGTCAGATTTGCATACTGTCGTTTGGAAAGAAGAAACTCTGCATCAGCAAGCCGGGTATCACACTCATAGCCATAAATGAATTTTCCAAAATCGGTTTTCTGCGGATTTTCTACATAATCAATAATATCTGCAATCGCAGTAGAGATATTCCGACCTTTTCCTACATGCAGAGGCATCAGTCTTGTGGTCGCTATTTTCGTCACCCCCCTTAACTTAATTCCAATCAAAGAAGTTATAATTGCAGAAAAAGAGCGGGGCTTCCTATGCGCCCCGCCAAATCTGCTTAACCAAATATAAAATCCTTTAAGGCACTGTTTGCCCCACCAATGATTCCTACCAGCCATGCAGCCGCCAGAGGCAGACCATATGGACTGATAAGAAAGGCGATCATAAGCCATGCAAGACCCGGCAAAAATCCTGCGACAAAGAACAGCACCAATGCCGCCAGAAAGATGATCCCGGAAAGAATCCCAAGTACCGCACCGGAAAGAACCACTAAAAATTTACATACCAGATAAAGAATCCCCGTAACCAGCATAAAGGGAAGTGCCAGTAATTTACCTATCAAACGCATACGCTTTGCCTCCTTTCAGAAGGGCATCTGCCCTTATAAAAATTTTACCGTGACGGCAAAAAGAAAGCAACGGCTTTCCGGCTGTTTATGAAATGTTTGCAAATCCCCTGATCAGTTTATCCATGCCATCTTAAAGGCTATTTAAACAATCGAAAAAAAAGTGTTATAGATAAAATTGGCTTATTATATTCTATATTTCCGATTTTTCCATCTATTTTCTTTAGTAATTCTTTTACAATATACAATCCCAAACCGGAACCACCTTTGGTGCGTGATTTATCAACGGTGTAAAACTTGCTGAATAATAAATTTATATCCATCTCATCAAGGGATTGCGTTGAATTTTTAATCATGAACACGCCTTCCTGGTTAATGGACACTTCAATATAGTTATCAGAATAACGGATTGCATTTGTAATTAGATTTTCAATAATACGTTTACAAATAAGGTTATTGCCATATATCCACACCGGAGATTTTTCTGTTTGAATAATCGGCTGGATTTCCCCAAATTCATAATACTTTTCAATTAAGCAATCTGTAACAATTCTATTTATATCAACCTTCTCACATTCAACATCAAACTGCTCATTTTCCACCACAGATAAATCATAAAATTCTTGCACCAGATCTGTGAGATAATCTGTTTTTGCTTTAATGATTTCAATATATTGGTCTTGCTCCTGTTTATCTTCACATTCTTGTAAAAGTGTTAGATAACCCTGTATAGATGTTAATGGGGTTCTTAGATCATGGCTTATATTAGATATAGATTGCTTTAACTGATCTTCTTCTTGCTTAATTTGAACTTGCAGTTTCTTATGCAGGGTATCTTTTTGATTGATCGCATAAGCTAACTCTTCAATATCTCTATTTGATAAAGATACTCTTATTTTTCGTTTTTCCTTTATCTGCTTATTTATATTGCGAATTGTTCTAGTAATAGAAAAAAGGGAACATGCTAATATGAATATAGAACATATCAATAAAAAATAGAACATATCCGCATTTCCCCTTTCTGTTGTAATTAGTGTATTTCTTGTTTTCTCAATATCAATGCTGACACCAGGAATGTAATAATTACAGTTCCTACAAAATAAAGTAAGATATTGATTTCCAAATGATTTACCATATTATAAGAACACGTATTCATCCAATAATACATCGGATTGATTTTTAAGTACGTTAGAACTCGCCACGATTGAGCAGACATATTATCCCATGTCATCATATAAATAAGAGGTCCGCTAAAAGTAAATAATGACATAGTTCCTACCACAATAGCTGTATGCTTAAATATCACACACAGCATGAGTGTAATACCGATAAAGGCTCCCATAACCATGCAATTTAGCCCTGCAATTTTCAACATTGGAAGTAATTGTATCGGCACATTGTATTTTGTACATTCAATTATAAATGCAACCATAATAAATGAAAAATATAAAATGATGCTGGTAACAGTAATCACGATATACTTTGCAATAAAGAATTTTAGTCGGCTTTGTCCACTTGCAATCGCAATTTTAATCGTTGAATCTGTATATTCTCTGGAAAAGAAAACAACAGAAAATATAAGAACAATCAGCCAGAAAAATACCGTATAAGACGTGGCAGTCCTTATAATTTCTTCAATCATTGGATGTACCTGATCACTATATGCACGAGCAAGAAATCCTACGGTTTCTCCTATCTTCCATGTTTCATCTACGCTGGAACTAGATACTACAAATTGTTGCTGACCTCCTATGGAAAAGATACCAAAAACAGCTAAAATCAATGCAAATGTTAGATATAACGCCTTTGTATGAAATAATTTATAAAATTCTGCCCGTATTTGATTATACATTTTTTCTACCCCCTATTAGATTTTCAAAGTATGTTTCCAAATCTTCTCCCTGAACAGAGATTTCATCAATGATGATTTCATTGTCGGTTAGTAATTTGGAAATCATTCTTACATTATCTAAACAATCATAAATCCGAATAGAATTGTCTGGATAAACGGAATAGTTTTTAATATTAGCTTTTTGTTCTAATATGAGAGTGGTTTTCTGTATATTATCTGTTTTCAAACAAATATACCGTTTACATTCTTCATTCAATTTTTCAGCAGAAATTTGTTTTAAAAGTTCTCCCTTATGAAGAAAGCCATAACAAGTGGCGAGCTGGTGCAATTCGCTTAATATATGGCTGGATATTAAAATGGTGGTTTCCCGTTCTTTCACTAATTTTTTAAGAAGTTCCCGTAATTCGATAATTCCCGTAGGATCAAGTCCATTGACAGGTTCATCCAATATTAAAAATTCTGGCTCACCTAATAATGCAACGCCCAGTGCAAGCCGCTGTTTCATCCCTAATGAAAAATGCGCTACTCTTTTTTTACCTGCGTTCGATAAGCCAATCAATTCTAAAGTATCAGCAATGCAGCTTTTATTCGGAATACCTCTCTGTATTCTTTGCACTTCCAGATTTTGTGAAGCAGTCATATCTTTATATAGTGCCGGCATTTCAATCGTACACCCGATTTTTAATCGTTCGTATTGCAGATTATCATTATGCCCAAATAGAATAATTTCTCCTTCACTTTTAAAATTAAGACCTGTCAATAATCTGATTAGCGTTGTTTTTCCTGCTCCATTTTCGCCCACAAGTCCATATATTTCGCCTTTTGGAATAGTTAAGTTTACATTTTTTAAAGCATAGAAATCTTTATATTTTTTGCTCAGGTTTTTTGTTTCGCATATAAATTTTGTCATCCTAAACAACTCCTTTCCATGCCACTATATATGATAACTCTAAAGAAAATCTAAAGATTATTTCATTTTATATCCAATCCCCCAAATAGTTTGTATATAATCTTCATTTGTAATTGATTTAATTTTCTTACGAATATGACTAATATGAGTATTGATTGTATCGTCATCATACGCATAAGGTTCATTCCAAATGGATTCATATAAATTTTGTTTTGAAAATATTTTCTGTGGGTATTGCAATAGCAATTCTAAAATGCTCAATTCTGTTGATGTAAATGGTACTAATACTCCGTTTATATAAACCAAAGAGTTATTGATCTTTATATTTTTGTATATCAAAGTATTATTATTTTGATAAGGATTATCGACAGTCCGTTTTAAATTTGCCTCAATACGTGCAAGAAGCTCATACAAATCAAATGGTTTTGTCATGTAGTCATCTGCCCCTATTTTTAATAATTCTATTTTGGTCTGAACCATTGTTTTTGCTGATACAACAATAACAGGAGCGTTTGTAAATTTTCGCAATTTCTGTAATACATCATCCCCATTCAGCCCTGGCAACATAATGTCAAGTATTATCAAGTCCGGAACAAAAGATTTGCACAAATTTATTCCTTCTATACCATTTAAAGCATATTGAACACTATATTTATTATTTTCCAAGAATTTTTTAATCATATTGCAAATATCTATATCATCTTCAATAATAACAATTTTACACATTTTTATTTACCTCCATGCCAAATTATTTTATCATAGGAACTTATCGTTATCCACATAATAATATCGTCGATAAAAAACTGTTAAGAATAAATGAACCCATATCAAGATGCCATTTCAAAATTAGTTTAATATTATGAAAGATTTGCAAATCCCCGGATCAGTTTGTCCATGCCATCCCAAAGGCTGTCCAGACGGGTGCGGATGTCATCTATATCTGCGGCATAAATATTGCCGGTCTCATTGGCCCGTCTGGTATATTGGTTTAAGTTATTGGAACAAATGCGGAGAAGCCGGATCATTTCCTGAATATCTCCCATATCAAGGTGAATGATGTAACCGTCTACGGCCATCTTTCGCAGATATGCCGACAGGTTGGTAATGCCAAGTTCCGCCATGCGTTCTTTTACCAGTTCGGCCTCCGGTTCGGACATGACAAATTCGACGCGGACGGATTTTTTGTTATGCCCGCCCTTCATCGTTCCAACCCTCTTTTATGAGATGAGACCTCCTGTGTTGAAACCACCGTCTTTGCTCTTTTGAGTTTTTCCCGCAGGGTGGTCTTTTCCAGCTTATCAAGATATTCCTCCAGATTTCCGGCTGTCGCATGATAGCTGCGTTTGAAGCGTTCCCGTTTTAGAATCATCATCAGCTCCGGCTCATTTTCCGGCAGATAAGTCATTGTTTTAGGGGCTCCATGCTCTGGCATAAACCGGTTCATAAGCTGTCTCCGTTCCTGATAGGGAATCGTGATAACATTTCCATCCGCAAATGCAACGGCTACATTTCCGATTGGACAGGTCAGCTTTTTCATCCGTTCCACATGTTCTCTATAATTTAGCGGATAGAGATTGCCAAATATTTTTCCGTCCCTGACTTCTTTCAAAGAGATGGCATAAGCCAAAACGGGATCATTTGTCTGTTCCTGGTAAAACCGCCACACTTTATTTTCATGGCTTCCATCCAGATAAACTTCCCGTTCGCGCAGGGTATAGGTTCCGCAAGGGCGTGACATCCAAAGAAGCTGTTTATCCTCTGAACGGTCTGACACAGCCAGTTTTGAAATCAGTTCCTTATCCAGGTCAAAGTCCTCTTTATAATGTTGGGTATGAAGATCTACGATACGGGAAAGAGCACCCAAAAGATCTACATCCTCAAATCTTACCCCGGCCATCAGCGTTCCCTTTCCGGCACAGGAGGGATCATCTGCCTTGCTTCATGCTCCGGTTTGTCTGCTTTCAAACGGTCCATCAAAGACGGCTTTGCTTCCGGCACCAGCTCCCGGATTTCTTCATCCGTCTGTCCGTCTGTCAGATCCGGGCGCACAGGAGGTTCGTTGTTCAGCCTGCCATCCAGCATATTGTAGTTCCCGGTTTGTCCTTCCTCATAAAGTTCCGCATTGCGAAGATAACTTTCCGGCGCCTGAAACGGCTGTCCGGCAAACAGAATTTCTCTTTGGGTGGTAAACTGTGCAAGGACCCCATTTTGCAGTCTCGCAAATTCTTCATACTGGCGCAAGGTAAGCCCTCGTTCCAACATTTCCGTCTGGGTATGCGCCCAGCCTTCTCCATAAAGAAAATAATACATATCGGGCTGATCACAGACAAAACACAGGGAACCGTCCTGATTGTCATAGTAAGATGGCTGCATATCCTGGTAATGGCAACGTTCCTCACGGCCCAAATACACACGGTTGTCCGCACCCAGCATAGCGACCATACCCGCGTAATTACTATGGACCGCAGAGCGGATTTCTACCAGCGGATCTGTTTGAGAAGGGATCTGTCTGCCCGGAATCTCGTTTTGTTTTTCCGCTGCATCATTTCTTGGTATTACTTCTTCATGGCTGCGCGCATCCAGTTCCGGTTGAGATGTTCCTTTCCGAACAGCGCCGGGTTCCGGTTCTTTTTCTTTCACATAGTATCGGACATTTGCTGTCGTATGCTCGTTGGCTTCCTTTGCATAGTTTTCAGCGTCGGCTTTGCTATCAAACTCCAACGGTTTTCCATTTTCCTTGCACCAGCTTTGTGCCGG comes from Coprococcus phoceensis and encodes:
- a CDS encoding CD1845 family protein, with translation MRLIGKLLALPFMLVTGILYLVCKFLVVLSGAVLGILSGIIFLAALVLFFVAGFLPGLAWLMIAFLISPYGLPLAAAWLVGIIGGANSALKDFIFG
- a CDS encoding DUF4316 domain-containing protein produces the protein MERKRTYGVWAVRSSTSIFGPAQSWCKENGKPLEFDSKADAENYAKEANEHTTANVRYYVKEKEPEPGAVRKGTSQPELDARSHEEVIPRNDAAEKQNEIPGRQIPSQTDPLVEIRSAVHSNYAGMVAMLGADNRVYLGREERCHYQDMQPSYYDNQDGSLCFVCDQPDMYYFLYGEGWAHTQTEMLERGLTLRQYEEFARLQNGVLAQFTTQREILFAGQPFQAPESYLRNAELYEEGQTGNYNMLDGRLNNEPPVRPDLTDGQTDEEIRELVPEAKPSLMDRLKADKPEHEARQMIPPVPERER
- a CDS encoding relaxase/mobilization nuclease domain-containing protein; translation: MATTRLMPLHVGKGRNISTAIADIIDYVENPQKTDFGKFIYGYECDTRLADAEFLLSKRQYANLTGRNQGADDVIAYHLRQAFKPGEVTPEEANQIGRELALKLTKGNHAFVVCTHVDKHHVHNHIIINSTTLDCQKKFRNFWGSTWAIRRMNDKLCLEHGLSIVENPKPSREHYGTWLGNKKQPSFQEQIRIAIDAALEEKPKDFEELLKKLEAAGIEVNRERKHFRFRIPGQENYTRCDTLKGDYTEQAIKERIAGTRTVKFRHASSKKPVSKVGLLVDIEAAIRSGKGPGYERWAKVFNLKQLSQAVLYLKEHGDMGYEDLLEKANAATTNFNTLSVQIKDLESRMNANAELQKQIVNYAKTRAVYVEYRKAGYSKKFRTAHEAEILLHQAAKNHFDELGIKKLPSVKSLREEYTDLLEQKRKAYSAYKQAKNDMKELHNVRANVEYLLEISSPPQPQRSTEKSRQ
- a CDS encoding ABC transporter permease, with protein sequence MYNQIRAEFYKLFHTKALYLTFALILAVFGIFSIGGQQQFVVSSSSVDETWKIGETVGFLARAYSDQVHPMIEEIIRTATSYTVFFWLIVLIFSVVFFSREYTDSTIKIAIASGQSRLKFFIAKYIVITVTSIILYFSFIMVAFIIECTKYNVPIQLLPMLKIAGLNCMVMGAFIGITLMLCVIFKHTAIVVGTMSLFTFSGPLIYMMTWDNMSAQSWRVLTYLKINPMYYWMNTCSYNMVNHLEINILLYFVGTVIITFLVSALILRKQEIH
- a CDS encoding response regulator transcription factor; protein product: MCKIVIIEDDIDICNMIKKFLENNKYSVQYALNGIEGINLCKSFVPDLIILDIMLPGLNGDDVLQKLRKFTNAPVIVVSAKTMVQTKIELLKIGADDYMTKPFDLYELLARIEANLKRTVDNPYQNNNTLIYKNIKINNSLVYINGVLVPFTSTELSILELLLQYPQKIFSKQNLYESIWNEPYAYDDDTINTHISHIRKKIKSITNEDYIQTIWGIGYKMK
- a CDS encoding sensor histidine kinase; translated protein: MFYFLLICSIFILACSLFSITRTIRNINKQIKEKRKIRVSLSNRDIEELAYAINQKDTLHKKLQVQIKQEEDQLKQSISNISHDLRTPLTSIQGYLTLLQECEDKQEQDQYIEIIKAKTDYLTDLVQEFYDLSVVENEQFDVECEKVDINRIVTDCLIEKYYEFGEIQPIIQTEKSPVWIYGNNLICKRIIENLITNAIRYSDNYIEVSINQEGVFMIKNSTQSLDEMDINLLFSKFYTVDKSRTKGGSGLGLYIVKELLKKIDGKIGNIEYNKPILSITLFFRLFK
- a CDS encoding GntR family transcriptional regulator, which translates into the protein MKLIISNVSGVPIYEQIKQQIKAAILSGELQAEETLPSLRTLAKDLKISVLTVTKAYTELEQEGFVKNVQGRGCFVMGSGSELIKEQLICKVENNLTEAIKAARMANLSTEELHRLLDILTEVKTDD
- a CDS encoding plasmid mobilization protein, giving the protein MKGGHNKKSVRVEFVMSEPEAELVKERMAELGITNLSAYLRKMAVDGYIIHLDMGDIQEMIRLLRICSNNLNQYTRRANETGNIYAADIDDIRTRLDSLWDGMDKLIRGFANLS
- a CDS encoding ABC transporter ATP-binding protein, encoding MTKFICETKNLSKKYKDFYALKNVNLTIPKGEIYGLVGENGAGKTTLIRLLTGLNFKSEGEIILFGHNDNLQYERLKIGCTIEMPALYKDMTASQNLEVQRIQRGIPNKSCIADTLELIGLSNAGKKRVAHFSLGMKQRLALGVALLGEPEFLILDEPVNGLDPTGIIELRELLKKLVKERETTILISSHILSELHQLATCYGFLHKGELLKQISAEKLNEECKRYICLKTDNIQKTTLILEQKANIKNYSVYPDNSIRIYDCLDNVRMISKLLTDNEIIIDEISVQGEDLETYFENLIGGRKNV